The sequence below is a genomic window from Cucurbita pepo subsp. pepo cultivar mu-cu-16 unplaced genomic scaffold, ASM280686v2 Cp4.1_scaffold002674, whole genome shotgun sequence.
GATGTACTCCGAGCTATCGTCGCATCCTTTCGCCGTCACCAACGTCCCGTTTAACATCTTCGTGTGTCCGCACACGATTCGACTGTCGTAATTGAGCGGTGGACCTCCATAGCCACAACAAGCCATAATAGGTTGCTCAAAACCTGCCATGTCAAAATGCAGCAAGGCATCAGATTTTACAGGATTGACAGAAAATGAAGCTAAAGTACAGCAAGACGGCCAACCGAGTCGTGAATAATTGGCGATGAGATTCGATTTTATCGAGTAGATATCGACGTATGTGACGTTGCCATCTGAATATTGGCCCTGCAGTTTTTTACAGAGAGCATGAAGCTGTAAATTGAAGAGTTTGGCGGCTTGGTTGTGTGAACTGACGCATCCAAATTCATCAAGCTTTGATGGGTCTGTTCCAAATTTAGCAACGTTCTGAGCCAAGCATCCTAAAGGACCTGTGTTGTGAATCCAAAAATTTCTCGCCCCTTCGTCGTACAGTTTCTGAAAA
It includes:
- the LOC111786751 gene encoding GDSL esterase/lipase At1g54790-like; this encodes SRSVITSSFFLPIFQKLYDEGARNFWIHNTGPLGCLAQNVAKFGTDPSKLDEFGCVSSHNQAAKLFNLQLHALCKKLQGQYSDGNVTYVDIYSIKSNLIANYSRLGFEQPIMACCGYGGPPLNYDSRIVCGHTKMLNGTLVTAKGCDDSSEY